Proteins encoded together in one Candidatus Aminicenantes bacterium window:
- a CDS encoding CdaR family protein, producing the protein MPEKLKNLFLNNWGLKVSALLLAIVVWAMISGREKTYSEKTLKVPIEIANLSPNLEVVNLQPEDVRLSLRGAANLLSTLRPENLAIKIDLKNIGESSRLNYFAEDYLEVPQGIQIISIHPKMIAVVVEEFDTKELPVKVRFRGQLKESLKLKEVRAVPDRVTIIGYKSQLNGINVVLTEEINLDEIEASQKRTVALKQTRNILKFRDRRDVDVELTIEGPAAGKK; encoded by the coding sequence ATGCCGGAAAAATTGAAAAATCTCTTCCTGAACAACTGGGGCCTGAAGGTCAGCGCCCTGCTCCTGGCCATTGTGGTCTGGGCGATGATCAGCGGCCGGGAGAAGACCTACTCGGAAAAAACGCTGAAGGTGCCCATCGAGATCGCCAATCTGTCGCCCAACCTGGAAGTGGTCAACCTGCAGCCGGAGGATGTCCGCCTGTCGTTGCGCGGGGCGGCCAATCTCCTGTCCACATTGCGCCCCGAGAACCTGGCCATCAAGATCGACCTGAAAAACATCGGCGAAAGCAGCAGGCTGAACTACTTCGCCGAGGACTACCTCGAGGTTCCCCAGGGAATCCAGATCATCTCCATCCACCCCAAGATGATCGCGGTGGTCGTCGAGGAGTTCGACACCAAGGAGCTGCCGGTCAAGGTCCGTTTCCGCGGCCAGTTGAAGGAGTCGCTGAAACTGAAGGAAGTCAGGGCCGTGCCCGATCGGGTCACGATCATCGGCTACAAATCGCAGCTCAACGGCATCAATGTGGTGCTGACCGAGGAAATCAACCTCGACGAGATCGAGGCCAGCCAGAAACGCACGGTCGCCCTGAAGCAGACCCGGAACATATTGAAATTCCGCGACCGCCGCGACGTGGACGTGGAGCTCACGATCGAGGGCCCGGCGGCGGGCAAAAAATGA